GGGTTAAGTCATTGTCAAATTTTCGCTTAAACCGCTCATCTCCTTCTAAACTAAAAGGATAATACCTCGCCCCTCGACCTATGAGTTGTGCTTCTTTGGTGGTTGTTTTATTTTTACTTTGCGGTGCTTCATCAAGTTTGACGATGTCAAAAAGATTGAGGACATCCCAGCCTTCATTGAGGATTTCGACGGCAAAAATAGCTCTGATGTGATTGTGTGGAGCTTCCATTTCGTTGAGGTTTTTGAGTGTTACTTCTTTGTCGGCGGATGTTCCATATATCAAAACGGTTTTATCAGGCATAAAAGAAAATTTAATCCGTGTTGTAAAATCGCTTACATGTAAGAGTTTTTCTTTCATTTTGGCGATAATAGAAACCGTTTTGGAGTGTTCCAAAATGTGTTCAATATGCCTTGTTTCAAGTTTTTCGATAAGTGTTTGAAAAAGAGCATAATTCTCATCGGCTTGTTTCGTACTTTTGTTTTTAAACATGACCACTGGCTTGAGAGCGATGCCATTTTTTTCTGCCACTATTTTGCGATATTCGCTTATCATAACGGCTTGAAGCATTCGCAAGGATTTATCATCAAGCGTTTCAAAATCACTAAAATTGCTTGAAAGGAGTGTGACTTCTTTGGAGTATTTGTCTTCACGAAACTTTTTAAGTGGATAGTCGTAGATGATTTTATCATCATAATAGTGATTGTGTAGTCTTGCTGTTGCGGTAAATTCGAGCAAGAGATTTTCACTATTTGTTTTTAGAAGATTTTGCACGGTTTGCCACCAACTGCGTTCATTGTCATTTTCGTTGTCCAGATGGTGTGCTTCATCGGCGATAAGAACGAGCTTTTTATCTTTAAAATCACTGTAAGTGATACCATTTTCCCTCAGGGTTGTGAGGCTTACATGTAATCCTTGAACGGTGGTAAAAAAGATATTGATGTCATTGGGCTTTGCTTCTTCGAAACTGCTTTGGATGAGGTTTATAGAGACTTCTTTGTTCTCAATGCTAATCTTTTGGCTAAAAAGATATTTAGCTGAAGTTGCATTGGCTAAGTTGTCTTTGGTTTTTAAAATGATGTTTGTAGTGTTCACAAAAAAGACAAAATCACGATAACCTCGTGCGTAAAGTTCCAAAATACAACTCGCAATGAGCATCGTTTTTCCGCTTCCTGTTGCCATGTGAAAAAGAAGGTGCTTTGGCTTTATCGTTTCATAGTTTTGGTGCGTGAGGTAAAAAAGAAAATTTTGTAACGCTCTTGTTTGGTATTCTCTTAA
This genomic stretch from Sulfurospirillum tamanense harbors:
- a CDS encoding DEAD/DEAH box helicase family protein codes for the protein MALLFEEIEGAFKFVPRPQLPLYIKENLKHDLREYQTRALQNFLFYLTHQNYETIKPKHLLFHMATGSGKTMLIASCILELYARGYRDFVFFVNTTNIILKTKDNLANATSAKYLFSQKISIENKEVSINLIQSSFEEAKPNDINIFFTTVQGLHVSLTTLRENGITYSDFKDKKLVLIADEAHHLDNENDNERSWWQTVQNLLKTNSENLLLEFTATARLHNHYYDDKIIYDYPLKKFREDKYSKEVTLLSSNFSDFETLDDKSLRMLQAVMISEYRKIVAEKNGIALKPVVMFKNKSTKQADENYALFQTLIEKLETRHIEHILEHSKTVSIIAKMKEKLLHVSDFTTRIKFSFMPDKTVLIYGTSADKEVTLKNLNEMEAPHNHIRAIFAVEILNEGWDVLNLFDIVKLDEAPQSKNKTTTKEAQLIGRGARYYPFSLEGDERFKRKFDNDLTHELRLLEEMMFHSINESRYINTIKSELTKSGIADFEEVEEKTVTMKLKENFKTHHYFQKGNIWVNVLQAKDKSQMKKIKDYIPNFGNI